A stretch of Cicer arietinum cultivar CDC Frontier isolate Library 1 chromosome 5, Cicar.CDCFrontier_v2.0, whole genome shotgun sequence DNA encodes these proteins:
- the LOC101498960 gene encoding LOW QUALITY PROTEIN: uncharacterized protein (The sequence of the model RefSeq protein was modified relative to this genomic sequence to represent the inferred CDS: inserted 1 base in 1 codon) encodes MGLSDTKFLQELLLHAARAALSYWVLVTGLRYLDPNRKASQKALKQKKEIAKRLGRPLIQTNPYEDVIACDVINPDHIDVEFDSIGGLETIKQTLIELVILPLKRPDLFSHGKLLGPQKGVLLYGPPGTGKTMLAKAIAKESGAVFINVRISNLMSKWFGDAQKLVSAVFSLAYKLQPAIIFIDEVDSFLGQRRSSDHEAMLNMKTEFMALWDGFTTDQNAQVMVLAATNRPSELDEAILRRFPQAFEIGYPNQRERAEILKVILKGETVEDNIDFSYIAGLCKGYTGSDLFDLCKKAAYIPIRELLVNEKKGKQSHPPRPLSVLDLEKALSTSRKTAVAANEYSAMNQQSSSRSPSPDESDDYRVQAAIEEFAKLMGSRXINLQLDVCDP; translated from the exons ATGGGTTTATCAGATACAAAGTTTCTGCAAGAGTTGTTGTTGCACGCGGCGAGGGCGGCGCTGAGTTACTGGGTACTGGTTACGGGGCTCCGATACCTTGACCCGAACCGGAAAGCATCGCAGAAGGCTcttaaacaaaagaaagagaTTGCAAAGCGTTTAGGTCGACCACTTATTCAAACTAATCCTTATGAG GATGTAATAGCCTGTGATGTTATAAATCCTGACCACATTGATGTGGAATTTGATTCTATTGGGGGTCTAGAAACAATTAAACAAACTTTGATTGAGCTTGTTATTCTACCCTTAAAACGACCCGACTTGTTTTCTCATGGCAAGCTCCTTGGTCCACAAAAGGGGGTCCTGTTGTATGGACCCCCTGGCACTGGGAAAACCATGCTTGCAAAAGCTATTGCAAAGGAATCTGGAGCAGTTTTCATTAATGTAAGGATATCCAACCTAATGAGCAAATGGTTTGGGGATGCCCAAAAGCTTG TGTCTGCGGTGTTTAGCTTGGCATATAAGCTTCAACCTGCCATCATATTCATTGATGAAGTAGACAGTTTTTTGGGTCAACGCCGTTCATCAGATCACGAGGCTATGTTAAACATGAAAACTGAGTTCATGGCTCTATGGGATGGATTCACCACCGACC AGAATGCTCAAGTTATGGTACTTGCAGCAACTAACCGCCCTTCAGAACTTGATGAAGCAATACTTCGGCGATTTCCTCAAGCCTTCGAAATTGGATATCCTAACCAGAGGGAGAGGGCTGAGATATTGAAGGTTATCTTAAAGGGCGAGACTGTCGAAGATAACATAGACTTTAGTTATATAGCTGGCTTATGCAAGGGTTACACTGGTTCAGATCTATTTGATCTTTGCAAGAAGGCTGCGTATATTCCTATCAGAGAACTACTGGTTAATGAGAAGAAAGGGAAACAATCTCAT CCCCCTAGACCTTTGTCGGTGTTAGATTTGGAGAAGGCCCTTTCTACTTCACGGAAGACAGCGGTTGCTGCAAATGAATACAGTGCAATGAACCAACAGTCATCATCAAGATCTCCATCTCCTGATGAATCAGATGACTATCGGGTTCAAGCTGCAATCGAGGAATTCGCTAAGCTTATGGGTTCTC AGATCAACCTCCAGTTAGATGTCTGTGATCCTTAA